A genomic region of Bernardetia sp. ABR2-2B contains the following coding sequences:
- a CDS encoding Crp/Fnr family transcriptional regulator, whose amino-acid sequence MKKRKVEFPKCETCPKRATSVFCDLSEDEVANMSANKGCNFYKRGQNLFYEGSRAIGIHCIYEGKVKLTKLGVDGKEQIVKIASDGEILGYNSLLSQQPYNVSAEALDEAIVCFVPNSTFLDIIDDNKDFPRRMMQVMAKDTQDMEQRLTNWMQKSVRERLAEVLLLLHNRYPNKENVEVIDIRLSREEIANLVGTATESAIRYLSELNTDKIIELKGKEIRILNKEKLIRIANIDM is encoded by the coding sequence ATGAAAAAGAGAAAAGTTGAGTTTCCAAAATGTGAAACCTGTCCAAAACGAGCGACCTCTGTTTTTTGTGATTTGTCAGAAGACGAAGTCGCAAATATGTCTGCTAATAAAGGGTGCAATTTTTATAAACGAGGGCAAAATTTATTCTATGAAGGTTCTCGTGCTATTGGTATTCATTGTATATATGAAGGAAAAGTAAAACTAACTAAGTTAGGAGTAGATGGAAAGGAACAGATTGTCAAAATAGCTTCTGATGGAGAAATTTTAGGTTATAATTCTTTACTTAGTCAGCAGCCTTACAACGTTTCAGCAGAGGCTTTAGATGAGGCTATTGTTTGCTTTGTACCCAATTCTACATTTTTAGACATAATAGATGATAACAAAGACTTCCCTCGTCGTATGATGCAAGTAATGGCAAAAGACACACAGGATATGGAACAACGCCTTACTAACTGGATGCAAAAATCAGTTAGAGAACGCCTTGCAGAAGTGCTTTTGCTTTTACATAATCGTTACCCAAATAAAGAAAATGTAGAAGTTATTGATATTCGTTTGAGTAGAGAAGAAATAGCGAACCTTGTCGGAACTGCCACAGAAAGTGCTATTCGTTATCTTTCGGAACTTAATACAGATAAAATAATAGAACTAAAAGGCAAAGAAATCCGTATTTTGAATAAAGAAAAACTGATTCGAATTGCTAATATTGATATGTAA
- a CDS encoding AsmA-like C-terminal region-containing protein encodes MKVVKKISIAIIVLLVLLVGAVFLVPVLFKDQLKAKVEKVASEQVLADVKFGDFDISILRHFPKLTVQLEDISVVNRAPFEGDTLLAAQNFELALNFMSVFGDKVEIHSIYADKPLVNVRVLKDGRASYDIYESTTTEETTEADTAAFEIGLEKWNITDGRMRYQDDTLKMIAIIDGLNHTGSGNITTDKYDLSTNTTIKDLYINFEKVAYINHRPVSADATLEMDMANMKFTFKENEFKLNDLPLKMDGWLSMPENTASIMMDLSFETPETNFKSLLSLIPPVFLKDYEGLDAKGEFVFKGMTKGEFNSEKELYPAFDITLLIKDGYFKYPELPTAVDNVNVDMQVVNTTSDLNNTVIDIKTFGMNLGENPINGKVRVQGLEKYDIDANINATVNLAELAEIYPMDSLEIKGMYNLKLLAKGVYDEVQNRIPTIDADMTLKNGYIKSLAYPVPIENLEVEAHAKNTTGIMENTRVNLEKITMQVDGKPFSVIGHTEGVENLVYDLAIKGELDLVTITKIVPLDDMTVTGLIKADIETKGSTAALDAEKYDELPTSGDLSVKDLVFTSVDLPQGMKITNAKVSFTPQQMILDSFQGFLGKSDIALTGGLSNYIAYALAMAGFQDGTPIIRGNMNLTSNQFNVDEWMTEEDDPTTVEDETGVVEVPKDIDFTFNANIEKVLYDNMQLNNMRGLVRVKDGEVRMDNLTFDAVGGKFRTSGLYSSKDVARPIFSFDLDIIEANIGEAFKTFSTAKAFAPLAESLDGKFSLNNFNVTGLLKSDMMPDMETLSGGGMMKIVDAMMKDNPSINKLVAVTNMPKLKNSRLKDVVMQTKIEDGKMNIQPFDLNFAGYKSKVGGATALDGGIDFHLEVDVPKEEAISLVSSFVKIKPEDIENENIPLLFNIGGTYDSPSVAMDNSAIKAQIKSKATQTLKEEATKTGKDILDDFFGNKDESDSTKTTKADSTKTTNPVEKAAENLKNKLKGLGGFGKKK; translated from the coding sequence ATGAAAGTAGTAAAAAAAATATCTATCGCTATAATTGTCCTGTTAGTTTTGCTAGTAGGTGCAGTTTTTCTTGTTCCAGTTCTTTTCAAAGACCAATTAAAGGCTAAAGTAGAAAAGGTAGCTAGTGAGCAAGTCTTGGCAGATGTAAAGTTTGGAGATTTTGATATTTCTATCTTACGTCATTTTCCGAAATTGACTGTTCAATTAGAAGATATTAGCGTTGTCAATCGTGCACCATTTGAAGGAGATACACTTTTGGCAGCCCAAAATTTTGAACTGGCACTTAATTTTATGTCTGTTTTTGGCGATAAAGTAGAGATTCATAGTATTTATGCCGACAAGCCTCTTGTAAATGTGCGTGTTTTGAAAGATGGTAGAGCAAGTTATGATATTTATGAAAGCACAACAACAGAAGAAACCACAGAGGCAGATACAGCAGCCTTCGAAATTGGATTAGAAAAATGGAATATCACAGATGGAAGAATGCGTTATCAAGATGATACTTTAAAGATGATTGCTATTATTGATGGACTAAATCATACAGGAAGTGGAAATATTACAACTGATAAATATGATTTGAGTACAAATACGACGATTAAAGATTTGTATATCAATTTCGAAAAAGTAGCTTATATCAATCATAGACCAGTTTCTGCTGATGCGACCTTGGAAATGGATATGGCAAATATGAAATTTACTTTTAAAGAAAATGAATTTAAACTCAATGATTTGCCTTTGAAAATGGATGGGTGGCTTAGTATGCCCGAAAATACAGCTTCCATTATGATGGATTTGAGTTTTGAAACGCCTGAAACGAATTTTAAAAGTCTTTTATCACTTATTCCTCCAGTATTTTTGAAAGATTATGAAGGATTAGATGCAAAAGGAGAGTTTGTTTTTAAAGGAATGACAAAAGGAGAGTTTAATTCAGAAAAAGAATTGTATCCAGCCTTTGATATTACACTTTTAATAAAAGATGGATATTTCAAATATCCAGAGCTTCCGACAGCTGTTGATAATGTAAATGTTGATATGCAAGTTGTTAATACTACATCAGACCTCAATAATACAGTTATTGATATAAAAACATTCGGAATGAATCTAGGAGAAAATCCAATTAATGGAAAAGTCAGAGTTCAAGGTTTAGAGAAATATGATATTGATGCAAATATCAATGCAACAGTTAATCTTGCCGAACTTGCTGAAATTTATCCGATGGATAGCCTAGAAATAAAAGGAATGTACAATCTAAAACTTTTGGCAAAAGGAGTTTATGATGAAGTTCAAAACCGTATTCCTACCATTGATGCAGATATGACTTTAAAGAATGGCTACATAAAATCATTGGCTTATCCTGTGCCTATCGAAAATTTAGAAGTAGAAGCACATGCCAAAAACACCACTGGAATAATGGAAAATACTCGTGTCAATTTAGAAAAAATTACGATGCAAGTAGATGGAAAACCATTTTCTGTTATAGGACACACTGAAGGAGTTGAAAACCTTGTTTATGATTTGGCTATAAAAGGAGAATTAGATTTGGTTACCATTACCAAAATTGTTCCTTTAGATGATATGACCGTAACAGGTTTGATAAAGGCAGACATCGAAACAAAAGGCTCAACGGCTGCTTTAGATGCCGAAAAATATGATGAGCTTCCTACAAGTGGAGATTTGTCTGTTAAAGATTTAGTCTTTACAAGTGTAGATTTACCACAGGGAATGAAAATTACGAATGCAAAGGTCAGTTTTACACCTCAGCAAATGATTTTGGATTCGTTTCAAGGATTTTTAGGGAAAAGTGATATTGCGCTTACAGGTGGACTTTCAAATTATATCGCTTATGCACTTGCTATGGCAGGTTTTCAAGATGGAACGCCTATCATTCGTGGAAATATGAACCTTACTTCCAATCAATTCAATGTAGATGAATGGATGACCGAAGAAGATGACCCAACAACAGTAGAAGATGAAACTGGCGTAGTAGAAGTACCAAAAGATATTGATTTTACATTTAATGCAAATATTGAAAAAGTATTGTATGATAATATGCAGCTCAATAACATGCGTGGTTTGGTACGTGTAAAAGATGGAGAAGTCAGAATGGATAATCTCACTTTTGATGCTGTGGGTGGAAAGTTCCGTACAAGTGGTTTGTATAGTAGTAAAGATGTAGCTCGTCCTATTTTTTCTTTTGACTTAGATATTATTGAGGCAAATATTGGTGAGGCATTCAAAACATTTTCTACGGCGAAAGCTTTTGCACCACTAGCAGAAAGTTTGGATGGAAAATTTTCACTCAATAATTTTAATGTTACAGGGCTTCTAAAATCAGATATGATGCCAGATATGGAAACGCTTTCAGGTGGTGGAATGATGAAAATTGTTGATGCCATGATGAAAGATAACCCTTCTATCAATAAATTAGTTGCTGTTACTAATATGCCAAAACTCAAAAATAGCCGTTTGAAAGATGTAGTGATGCAAACTAAAATTGAAGATGGAAAGATGAATATTCAGCCTTTTGATTTGAATTTTGCAGGGTATAAATCTAAAGTTGGAGGAGCGACAGCACTAGATGGAGGAATTGATTTTCATTTAGAAGTTGATGTTCCGAAAGAAGAGGCTATTTCACTTGTTAGTAGTTTCGTAAAAATAAAACCAGAAGATATTGAAAATGAGAATATTCCGTTACTTTTTAATATTGGAGGAACATACGACAGCCCTAGCGTAGCAATGGATAATTCAGCTATTAAAGCACAGATAAAATCCAAAGCAACCCAAACGCTCAAAGAAGAAGCCACCAAGACAGGAAAAGATATTTTAGATGATTTCTTTGGAAATAAAGACGAAAGCGATTCTACCAAAACAACAAAAGCAGATTCTACCAAGACCACAAATCCAGTAGAAAAAGCAGCAGAAAATCTCAAGAACAAACTTAAAGGCTTGGGTGGTTTTGGAAAGAAGAAGTAA
- the hemA gene encoding glutamyl-tRNA reductase, with protein sequence MENSFHTLYITYKEADVPTRELFSLSEREIETLLLSFQNSASIKEIFVLSTCNRTEIYWYGTKKSFSIIKEEVAQLKSISSKKIMETGFKYNANSEEVIKRFFEVSVGVDSQIVGDWQITHQIKQAYQLADEIGTIGTYFHKLVSFVLQASKKITTQTVFRSGVASVSFATADLVRKLCQDNKEKQLEILVVGIGKIGADTVRNLRKMGIKNVKITNRTVVKSAILATENAYEMVEFSEVFEEAQKVDVLISSIAQPNFFNLSNINTKNTHSDQYFLDLSMPRSIESKLSEFVTIYNIDDLKEQTNIVRQKRIAALPFVYQILEEGITDFEKWKTEHEYISMLHPFKVALEQLKNNISNKYSSELDEKNKKLMMQMLTDFTQKAMRIPVVNLKTELTKPSSTDNQKLFLDNVQRLFS encoded by the coding sequence ATGGAAAACTCATTTCACACACTCTACATTACGTATAAGGAAGCTGACGTACCTACTAGAGAACTTTTTTCTCTATCTGAAAGAGAAATTGAAACCCTTTTGCTTTCCTTCCAAAATTCAGCGTCTATAAAAGAAATTTTTGTGCTTTCTACTTGTAATCGTACTGAAATATATTGGTATGGAACGAAAAAATCATTTTCTATTATAAAAGAAGAAGTTGCTCAATTGAAATCTATTTCTAGTAAAAAGATAATGGAAACGGGTTTTAAATACAATGCTAATTCAGAAGAAGTAATTAAGCGTTTTTTTGAAGTTAGTGTAGGAGTAGATTCACAAATTGTAGGAGATTGGCAAATTACACATCAAATAAAACAAGCCTATCAATTAGCTGACGAAATAGGAACTATCGGAACTTATTTTCATAAATTGGTAAGTTTTGTTTTACAGGCAAGTAAAAAAATTACTACTCAAACTGTTTTCCGAAGTGGTGTAGCTTCTGTTTCTTTTGCCACGGCTGATTTGGTTAGGAAGTTATGCCAAGACAACAAGGAGAAGCAACTAGAAATTTTGGTTGTAGGAATAGGGAAAATAGGTGCTGATACAGTTCGTAATTTGAGAAAAATGGGTATCAAAAATGTAAAAATTACAAATCGAACAGTCGTAAAATCAGCTATTTTGGCTACTGAAAATGCGTATGAAATGGTAGAGTTTTCAGAAGTTTTTGAGGAAGCTCAAAAAGTAGATGTTTTGATAAGCTCTATTGCTCAACCCAATTTTTTCAACCTTTCGAACATTAATACAAAAAATACACATTCTGACCAATATTTTTTGGATTTGTCGATGCCAAGAAGCATTGAAAGCAAACTCTCTGAATTTGTAACTATCTATAATATCGACGACCTAAAAGAACAAACAAATATAGTTAGGCAGAAACGAATAGCAGCTTTGCCATTTGTATATCAAATTTTGGAAGAGGGAATTACTGATTTTGAAAAATGGAAAACAGAACACGAATATATATCTATGCTTCATCCTTTCAAAGTAGCTTTAGAGCAGCTCAAAAATAATATTTCGAATAAATATAGTTCTGAACTAGACGAAAAAAATAAAAAACTGATGATGCAAATGCTAACTGATTTTACACAAAAGGCAATGCGTATTCCTGTTGTTAATCTTAAAACTGAACTTACCAAACCATCTTCTACTGATAATCAAAAGCTGTTTTTAGATAATGTTCAACGTTTATTTTCTTAG
- a CDS encoding FixH family protein, producing MNILTTLWNKFNWGTGIFLFYSAFVIFMLSLVFMSMQQKIELVTENYYTEGIDFQRQINERKNVAALKAKPTIKQLENGNVEIKFPVSDSLDVDKITGQIAFFRPSDKDLDFSLPIKLTKPNHQLITEKIEQGLWKVKLSWTQEDRIGNNKKFFQETILVASN from the coding sequence ATGAATATTCTAACGACACTTTGGAACAAATTTAATTGGGGAACAGGTATTTTCTTGTTTTACTCTGCCTTTGTAATTTTTATGTTATCACTGGTTTTTATGTCTATGCAACAGAAAATAGAACTCGTAACAGAAAATTATTACACAGAAGGTATTGATTTTCAAAGACAGATAAATGAACGAAAAAATGTAGCTGCACTTAAAGCAAAGCCAACCATAAAACAGTTAGAAAATGGAAATGTAGAAATAAAATTTCCAGTTTCTGACAGTTTAGACGTAGATAAAATAACGGGACAAATTGCTTTTTTCAGACCTTCAGACAAAGATTTAGATTTTTCACTTCCAATTAAGCTAACAAAACCAAACCACCAACTTATTACAGAGAAAATAGAACAAGGACTTTGGAAAGTAAAATTGTCATGGACACAAGAAGACAGAATAGGAAATAATAAAAAATTCTTTCAAGAAACAATTTTGGTAGCTTCTAACTAA
- a CDS encoding sulfite exporter TauE/SafE family protein, whose protein sequence is MFFPALLLGLTGSLHCVGMCAPLMFAFMQGEKFIQKLFFYQLGRVLTYIVLGMGVGFIGQALFFSNWQSYAAFLLGGTLILSGLFSFNLDTITNKISILKWISQKITPLIGNYLFDKKPYKLFFAGLLNGLLPCGLVYFALLGAVATGTSLEGGVFMAGFGLGTLPLLLTSIYFSKKISQRVNTKNIVFQKLKVIYPYAFILMGIWFFGMGIISWQNGIANCH, encoded by the coding sequence ATGTTTTTTCCAGCTTTGCTTCTCGGTCTTACAGGTAGCTTACATTGTGTCGGAATGTGCGCTCCTCTGATGTTTGCGTTTATGCAGGGAGAGAAATTTATACAAAAGCTTTTCTTTTATCAACTAGGAAGAGTTTTGACATACATAGTTTTAGGAATGGGTGTAGGATTCATCGGACAGGCTTTATTTTTTTCTAATTGGCAGAGTTACGCAGCTTTTTTGTTGGGAGGAACACTTATTTTATCAGGTCTTTTTAGCTTTAATTTAGATACTATAACTAATAAAATTTCTATTTTAAAATGGATTTCTCAAAAAATTACACCTTTGATAGGAAATTATTTATTTGATAAAAAACCTTACAAGTTATTTTTTGCAGGACTTCTGAATGGTCTTTTACCTTGTGGGTTGGTTTATTTTGCACTTTTGGGAGCAGTAGCTACAGGAACAAGTTTGGAGGGGGGAGTTTTTATGGCAGGTTTTGGTTTGGGAACTTTACCTTTGCTTCTAACTTCTATTTATTTCTCAAAAAAAATATCTCAAAGAGTAAACACTAAAAATATCGTTTTTCAGAAGTTAAAAGTCATTTATCCTTATGCTTTTATACTAATGGGAATTTGGTTTTTTGGAATGGGAATTATTTCTTGGCAAAATGGCATAGCTAATTGCCATTAA
- the ccoG gene encoding cytochrome c oxidase accessory protein CcoG encodes MKQEEPKKPTRKKKYKVTDYDKDEFRDSISTIDSSGKRAWIYPKAPSGRYHFFRKIVAAFLLVFLFGAPFIKINDNPLLLFDVLSRRFVIFGQLFTPQDFHLFVLGMLLFIVFIVIFTVVFGRVFCGWVCPQTIFMEMVFRKIEYFIEGDSAAQKKLNKQEWDAEKIGKKTAKHSIFLGISFLISHTFLAYMVGVDRLWVLFGDTPFEHLSLFVALVVFTFLFYGVFAFLREQVCTTICPYGRLQGVLLDNDSIVVAYDEVRGEPRGKGKRESDPIERAKDPRGDCVDCHLCVDVCPTGIDIRNGTQLECVNCTACIDACDSIMDKFDLPRGLVRYASRNEIEKKQKFRFTTRMIAYSAVLMLLIVAMVSLLAIRTQVETIVLRAQGTTYQTTETGDIRNMFTVLLINKTNDTLDMNIELKEENGTLQMIGTESYQLLPEQTIKGVVLIDFPKDKLPNKREDIHLQIFSNGEEIETVNTKFLSPFIAN; translated from the coding sequence ATGAAACAAGAAGAGCCAAAAAAACCAACCAGAAAAAAGAAGTATAAAGTTACCGATTACGACAAAGACGAGTTTAGAGATAGTATTTCTACAATAGATTCTTCTGGAAAACGTGCTTGGATTTATCCAAAAGCTCCAAGTGGTCGTTATCATTTTTTTAGAAAAATCGTAGCTGCTTTTCTATTAGTATTTTTATTTGGCGCACCTTTTATCAAAATTAATGATAATCCTTTATTGCTTTTTGATGTTCTTTCTAGGCGTTTTGTGATTTTTGGACAGCTTTTTACACCTCAGGATTTTCATCTGTTTGTCTTGGGAATGTTACTCTTTATTGTCTTTATCGTGATTTTTACGGTAGTTTTTGGTAGAGTTTTTTGTGGTTGGGTATGTCCTCAAACGATTTTTATGGAAATGGTTTTTCGTAAAATTGAATACTTTATTGAAGGCGATTCAGCAGCACAAAAGAAGCTCAATAAGCAAGAATGGGATGCTGAAAAAATAGGTAAAAAGACTGCCAAACATTCTATCTTCTTAGGAATTTCGTTTCTGATTAGTCATACTTTTTTGGCATATATGGTCGGAGTCGATAGGCTTTGGGTTTTGTTTGGAGATACTCCTTTTGAGCATTTGAGTTTGTTTGTTGCCTTAGTGGTTTTTACGTTTTTGTTTTATGGCGTTTTTGCTTTTTTGAGAGAACAGGTTTGTACTACAATTTGTCCTTATGGTCGTTTGCAAGGTGTTTTGTTAGATAATGATTCAATTGTAGTAGCGTATGACGAGGTCAGAGGAGAGCCAAGAGGAAAAGGAAAACGAGAAAGCGACCCAATAGAACGAGCAAAAGACCCAAGAGGAGATTGTGTAGATTGTCATTTGTGTGTAGATGTTTGTCCGACAGGAATTGACATCAGAAACGGAACGCAACTAGAATGCGTAAACTGTACGGCTTGTATTGATGCTTGTGATTCGATAATGGATAAATTTGATTTGCCTCGTGGATTGGTTCGTTATGCTTCAAGAAATGAAATTGAGAAAAAGCAAAAATTTAGATTTACTACTCGTATGATTGCTTATTCTGCCGTTTTGATGCTGCTTATTGTTGCAATGGTTAGCCTTTTGGCTATTCGTACACAGGTAGAAACAATCGTTTTGAGAGCGCAAGGAACTACCTACCAGACCACAGAAACTGGAGATATTCGGAATATGTTTACTGTCCTTCTTATCAACAAAACAAATGATACATTGGATATGAATATAGAGTTGAAGGAAGAAAACGGAACACTCCAAATGATTGGAACAGAAAGCTATCAGCTTCTACCAGAGCAAACCATAAAAGGAGTTGTTTTAATAGATTTTCCAAAAGATAAATTACCTAATAAAAGAGAAGATATTCATTTGCAAATATTCTCAAATGGAGAAGAAATAGAAACTGTAAATACTAAATTTTTATCGCCTTTTATAGCAAACTAA